In Campylobacterota bacterium, one DNA window encodes the following:
- the hflX gene encoding GTPase HflX, which translates to MSTKNPYCVQDDYPKTLIVGIYGPMTHNSCPDCHYDEFVSLVKTLEFKYDESHFMKLRSIDNNIFFTKGKLNEIKELCNEHDIERVLFSELLSPVQERNLEEALGCLVWDRERLILEIFKKAAHSSEGKIQVEMAEIDYFKTRIIGKGRELAQQEGIIGTKGPGETQKEQLKRQFTEKLRQAKKRLQTLERSRETQRKRRIGKKIPLVCLIGYTNAGKSSLLNHLTKSHVLAEDKLFATLDTTTRELYLGADKKILLSDTVGFINQLPHNLIAAFKSTLDELQYANLLLHVIDVSNEGWKNQADVVNQTLSELSVDKPILHVFNKIDKIPKHDHNALIQELEESYQPYIFTQTKTKDGAETLFDFLQNYPF; encoded by the coding sequence ATGAGCACAAAAAATCCATACTGTGTGCAAGACGACTATCCCAAAACGCTTATCGTTGGGATCTACGGCCCAATGACCCACAACAGCTGCCCTGACTGTCATTATGATGAATTCGTTAGTTTAGTTAAAACACTCGAGTTCAAATATGACGAATCACATTTCATGAAATTGCGCAGCATTGACAACAACATCTTCTTTACAAAAGGTAAGCTTAACGAAATTAAAGAGCTGTGCAACGAACATGACATTGAGCGAGTACTCTTTTCAGAACTTCTTTCCCCTGTACAAGAACGAAATCTTGAAGAAGCTCTTGGTTGTCTTGTCTGGGACCGTGAGCGACTCATTTTGGAAATATTTAAAAAGGCGGCACACTCATCTGAGGGTAAAATTCAAGTTGAGATGGCTGAAATTGATTATTTCAAAACACGTATCATTGGCAAAGGTCGCGAACTAGCACAACAAGAAGGTATCATCGGAACTAAGGGCCCCGGCGAAACACAAAAAGAACAACTCAAGCGACAGTTTACCGAAAAGCTTCGTCAAGCAAAAAAGCGCCTCCAAACACTTGAGCGATCGCGTGAAACGCAACGCAAACGCCGTATTGGCAAAAAAATTCCACTTGTCTGCTTAATTGGTTACACAAATGCCGGAAAATCAAGCCTACTTAACCATCTGACCAAAAGTCACGTACTGGCCGAAGATAAACTCTTTGCAACACTTGACACGACAACGCGCGAACTATATTTAGGCGCTGACAAAAAGATATTGCTCTCCGATACAGTTGGCTTTATTAACCAACTGCCACACAACCTGATTGCGGCATTTAAATCAACACTTGATGAACTACAATATGCCAATCTCCTCTTGCACGTTATTGATGTCAGTAACGAAGGCTGGAAAAATCAGGCTGACGTTGTTAACCAAACATTGAGTGAGCTTAGTGTTGACAAACCAATATTGCACGTGTTTAACAAAATAGACAAAATACCTAAGCACGATCATAACGCACTCATTCAGGAGTTAGAAGAAAGTTATCAGCCATACATCTTCACGCAAACAAAAACTAAAGATGGTGCCGAGACGTTGTTTGATTTTTTGCAAAACTATCCGTTTTGA
- a CDS encoding nucleotidyltransferase domain-containing protein has product MISSQIIDEVKKRLIETYDPIAIYLFGSYASGKQTDDSDLDLVVIVETSNEKTYKRPIKGHKALFGLGIAKDLIVYTQEEFNKFSREPSSLCHQIHASGKLIYAKS; this is encoded by the coding sequence ATGATATCCTCCCAAATAATTGACGAAGTTAAAAAGAGACTTATTGAAACATATGACCCCATTGCAATTTACTTATTCGGATCATATGCTTCAGGAAAACAAACTGATGACAGCGACCTTGATCTTGTTGTTATAGTTGAGACTTCTAATGAAAAAACTTATAAACGTCCAATAAAGGGGCATAAAGCTCTTTTTGGGCTAGGTATTGCTAAAGATCTTATTGTTTACACCCAAGAAGAATTCAATAAATTTTCACGTGAACCTAGTTCACTCTGTCACCAAATTCATGCCTCCGGGAAACTGATTTATGCAAAGTCATAA
- a CDS encoding SpoIID/LytB domain-containing protein encodes MFTHSSLKSKPLHRKKITPKNIRVLLHEHDARKQHRFTVTLDPKSNDHFIVESPTGIGKKETVKQKTITLVCCKNELYYKCKDCKYRRIKHHDISIAGSGDKIYLNDTCYHGSIRFVIDRPTSKLPVVNTVNLDDYIYSVLRFECITSWPMEMQKVQAVTSRTYAAYLLQQGQKKNPLHHYYDIKNTNFHQIYKGSHNYAHLREAVEQTNGQIMTYKNSVVLAMFDACCSGIIPAHVSNHEHSNKPYLFRKRQCKHCSNCNLYNWKEELDSAQLLEKLKNHYKTGAKFKNFGNQLIDIKIIDKDEAGLVHQVKLFGKRKTVTLPGHDLRLVVQGKMKSLSFNVKKNKNRFVFNGKGFGHQLGLCQWGAKELIKKGWKYREVLSFYFPHIKISKLT; translated from the coding sequence GTGTTTACGCATTCCTCATTAAAAAGTAAACCGCTTCATCGCAAGAAAATTACTCCCAAAAATATCCGCGTTCTACTCCACGAACATGATGCACGCAAACAACACCGCTTTACCGTTACTCTTGACCCAAAAAGCAATGACCACTTTATCGTTGAAAGTCCAACCGGAATCGGTAAAAAAGAAACTGTAAAACAAAAAACGATCACCCTGGTTTGTTGTAAAAATGAGCTCTACTACAAATGCAAAGACTGCAAATATAGACGTATTAAGCACCACGATATTTCCATTGCAGGATCGGGGGACAAAATTTATTTAAATGACACCTGCTACCACGGTAGTATCAGGTTTGTTATTGATAGACCTACATCAAAACTACCTGTTGTTAATACCGTCAACCTAGATGATTATATCTATTCAGTTTTGCGCTTTGAATGTATTACCTCGTGGCCGATGGAGATGCAAAAAGTCCAGGCTGTAACGTCACGAACATACGCCGCATACCTGCTGCAACAGGGACAGAAAAAAAATCCTCTACATCATTATTACGACATAAAGAACACAAATTTTCACCAAATTTACAAAGGATCCCATAACTACGCTCATTTACGTGAAGCAGTAGAACAAACAAATGGTCAAATTATGACCTACAAAAACTCAGTTGTCCTAGCCATGTTTGATGCCTGTTGCTCAGGCATTATTCCCGCTCATGTCAGCAACCACGAGCACAGCAACAAACCATACCTGTTCAGAAAACGACAGTGTAAACACTGCTCAAATTGCAACCTATACAACTGGAAAGAAGAACTTGATAGCGCACAATTGCTCGAAAAACTTAAAAATCATTATAAAACTGGTGCAAAGTTTAAAAACTTTGGCAACCAACTTATTGACATAAAAATCATTGACAAAGACGAAGCCGGCCTTGTACACCAGGTAAAGCTCTTTGGTAAAAGAAAAACGGTAACACTCCCCGGTCATGACCTACGCCTTGTTGTACAGGGTAAAATGAAAAGCCTATCATTCAATGTTAAAAAAAATAAAAATCGCTTTGTGTTTAACGGCAAGGGATTTGGCCATCAACTTGGCCTCTGCCAGTGGGGCGCTAAAGAGCTTATTAAAAAAGGCTGGAAATATCGTGAAGTACTCTCATTTTATTTCCCCCACATAAAGATCAGCAAACTAACTTAG
- a CDS encoding metal-dependent hydrolase: protein MPNYRTHLIGGAFTYMAICCLLVFTQKHYSLNFAQLLLGLYLSLLGSIFPDIDIRSRMQRLFLLFVSPIFFTAIIYQQWKLLIILSASILFITLVKHRSLTHNIWFILGLPLCIALPTIAYTRLATHVVFLMYIFFVFGALSHRFLDYGPRKFFTR from the coding sequence ATGCCAAACTATCGAACTCATTTGATTGGTGGCGCATTTACATACATGGCAATCTGCTGCCTGCTTGTTTTCACACAGAAACACTATTCGTTGAATTTTGCGCAACTCTTACTCGGACTTTATTTGAGCCTTTTGGGTTCTATTTTTCCCGATATTGATATTAGAAGCAGAATGCAGCGCCTTTTTTTACTGTTTGTCAGTCCAATCTTTTTCACCGCTATCATTTATCAGCAATGGAAATTGCTCATTATCTTGTCTGCCAGTATTTTATTCATCACCCTTGTCAAGCATCGTTCGCTTACTCATAACATCTGGTTTATCCTTGGATTACCTCTATGCATAGCCCTTCCAACAATTGCCTACACACGTCTTGCAACACATGTGGTTTTTCTAATGTACATATTTTTTGTGTTCGGGGCATTAAGCCATCGCTTCCTTGACTATGGTCCTCGAAAATTCTTTACCAGATAG
- a CDS encoding HEPN domain-containing protein translates to MQSHKEWLRFAREDLLAAKTLLKVELFSSVAYHAQQAAEKALKGYLVAQKYKIIKTHDLVKLLELCMQFEGKFAQLATIAQELTPLSTKFRYPSEFDIPDQSDARTAISQAQKIITFVSQELDKSIKQTKLF, encoded by the coding sequence ATGCAAAGTCATAAAGAATGGCTACGGTTTGCCCGTGAAGATTTACTTGCAGCTAAAACACTCTTGAAGGTTGAACTATTTTCTTCAGTTGCATATCATGCCCAGCAGGCCGCAGAAAAAGCCCTCAAGGGTTACCTCGTTGCACAAAAATATAAAATCATCAAGACACATGACTTGGTTAAACTGCTTGAGCTATGCATGCAGTTTGAGGGAAAATTCGCACAACTAGCAACGATAGCCCAAGAATTAACGCCACTTTCAACAAAATTTAGATATCCCTCTGAGTTTGACATCCCTGACCAGAGCGACGCTAGAACTGCCATCAGCCAAGCTCAAAAGATCATCACCTTCGTTTCTCAAGAATTGGACAAATCGATAAAACAAACAAAGCTTTTCTAA
- a CDS encoding acyl-CoA carboxylase subunit beta → MSAHSATDKWKQCTQQALTGKSERIAAQTAAGKLTARQRLELLLDHDSFCETDQLVVSPILQTKEPTDGVVTGFGTINGRKVAIYAQDFTIKGGSLGMAHAQKICKIMDMAASIGCPIIGLIDSGGARIDEGIHGLSGYGAIFARNSKYSGIIPQISAILGPCAGGAVYSPALTDFIFMTEQISQMFITGPQVIEQVTGEIITKEALGGAQAHTQRSGVAHVVSATEQECFEQVKQLLSYLPDNYKMHPPALPYDDTSPSRFENIVPENVMQGYDMNRLIGQLVDSDSFFQIQPNFASNIIVGFGHIQGYSVGIVANQPSCKAGTIDIDASVKAARFIRFCDSFGIPIVSLVDVPGFLCGVEQEHGGIIRHGAKLLYAYATATVPKITVIIRKAFGGAFIVMGSKQLGADFNFAWPTAQIAVLGPQAAVSILNRRKLAQAVELGKEATSQLRAELEAEYSQQYLNPLVAAQHGYIDGIIEPSQTRNQIAKALEITRSKVQALPARRHGNIPL, encoded by the coding sequence ATGAGCGCACATTCAGCAACTGACAAATGGAAACAATGCACTCAGCAGGCACTCACCGGTAAAAGCGAACGTATTGCAGCTCAAACAGCAGCTGGCAAGCTAACCGCACGGCAACGGCTTGAACTCCTACTTGACCACGACAGTTTTTGCGAAACGGACCAGCTTGTAGTCTCTCCCATCCTCCAAACCAAAGAACCCACTGATGGTGTCGTTACCGGTTTTGGTACCATTAACGGACGAAAGGTTGCCATCTACGCTCAAGATTTCACCATCAAGGGCGGCTCACTGGGGATGGCCCATGCACAAAAAATTTGTAAAATCATGGATATGGCTGCCTCCATTGGCTGCCCCATCATTGGCTTGATTGATTCAGGCGGGGCTCGCATTGATGAAGGCATTCATGGCCTGTCTGGCTACGGCGCAATCTTTGCCCGCAACAGCAAATACTCTGGTATTATCCCACAAATTTCGGCAATTCTGGGCCCATGTGCTGGCGGTGCGGTCTACTCGCCCGCATTAACCGACTTTATCTTTATGACTGAACAGATTAGCCAAATGTTTATCACTGGGCCACAGGTTATTGAGCAGGTGACTGGCGAAATCATCACCAAAGAGGCACTTGGTGGCGCACAAGCGCATACCCAACGATCTGGCGTTGCCCATGTGGTTAGCGCTACTGAACAAGAATGCTTTGAGCAAGTCAAACAGTTACTCAGCTACCTGCCCGACAACTACAAAATGCACCCCCCTGCACTGCCATATGACGATACTAGCCCTAGTCGTTTTGAAAACATCGTGCCTGAAAACGTCATGCAAGGCTACGACATGAACAGGCTCATTGGTCAACTTGTTGATTCAGACAGCTTTTTTCAGATTCAACCTAACTTTGCCAGCAATATTATTGTTGGTTTTGGCCACATTCAAGGCTATAGCGTTGGCATTGTAGCCAACCAGCCATCTTGCAAAGCTGGCACCATAGACATTGATGCATCGGTCAAGGCTGCTCGATTTATTAGATTTTGCGATAGCTTTGGTATTCCTATCGTTTCACTGGTCGATGTACCCGGCTTTTTATGTGGTGTTGAACAAGAGCATGGCGGGATTATCAGACACGGGGCGAAATTACTTTACGCCTATGCAACAGCCACTGTACCTAAGATTACCGTCATCATTCGTAAGGCATTTGGTGGTGCATTTATCGTTATGGGCAGCAAACAATTGGGGGCTGACTTCAATTTTGCTTGGCCAACCGCGCAGATCGCCGTACTTGGCCCTCAGGCTGCTGTCTCCATTTTAAACCGCAGAAAGCTTGCGCAGGCCGTGGAACTCGGCAAAGAAGCCACAAGTCAACTCAGAGCCGAACTGGAAGCTGAATACAGCCAGCAATACCTGAATCCATTGGTAGCAGCCCAGCATGGCTATATTGATGGGATTATTGAGCCAAGCCAAACCCGCAACCAAATTGCCAAAGCCCTGGAAATCACCCGCTCTAAAGTCCAAGCACTACCAGCACGCCGACACGGCAATATCCCCCTCTAG
- a CDS encoding ribonuclease HI family protein — MALTKKAPATPNRNTHSKRWTVYIDGAARGNPGPAGVGIYALNDDQQAFLKLHAYLGHKTNNQAEYLALVYALFSLTNQLKKLKSQKIFLSIFSDSELLVKQMSNLYKVKNPCLAQLKLIAQEMLSDIEHEFCHVTRDKNTHADALANQGVDERQKLPTTFLAFLADHNLII; from the coding sequence ATGGCTCTGACAAAAAAAGCTCCCGCTACTCCAAACAGAAATACTCACTCCAAACGTTGGACTGTTTATATCGATGGTGCCGCTCGCGGTAATCCCGGACCCGCTGGTGTGGGTATTTATGCACTCAATGATGATCAGCAAGCATTTTTAAAACTCCACGCATATCTAGGACATAAAACAAATAACCAAGCTGAATATTTAGCACTCGTCTATGCTCTTTTTTCCCTCACTAACCAGCTAAAGAAATTAAAAAGTCAAAAAATTTTTCTATCAATTTTCTCTGACTCAGAGCTCCTGGTCAAACAAATGAGCAATTTATACAAAGTTAAAAACCCGTGCCTTGCCCAGCTTAAACTCATTGCTCAGGAGATGCTTTCGGATATAGAGCACGAATTTTGCCATGTAACACGTGATAAAAATACTCACGCTGATGCACTTGCAAATCAAGGAGTTGATGAACGGCAAAAGCTCCCTACAACATTTCTGGCATTTCTAGCAGACCATAACCTTATCATTTAA
- the gap gene encoding type I glyceraldehyde-3-phosphate dehydrogenase — protein MNIAINGFGRIGRALLRSIFADHQAQQKLNIAAINIGPSKLSAVDHLFKYDSVYGPFHGQVDFKNTFLEINGNKIQIFSESEPEKLPWGKMDINWVVEATGCFRTNELARRHCNAGAGKVLITAPSPDADATVIPGINDSSYNGTQHTVVSLASCTSNAFGPLLQVLQENFGVEQGLMTTIHSYTNDQVLLDVEHTDPRRARAAALNIIPTKTGASKVMTKIFPALEGKLSAQAIRVPTPVGSLIDFTFTSNHPLSTGIINGAFQAASQGSLKSILQYTDQPLVSSDFVGNPYSCIFDSLLTQVSGNMGKVFGWYDNEYGYSCRLKDFLCLQALTK, from the coding sequence ATGAATATTGCCATCAACGGTTTTGGTCGCATTGGAAGAGCACTGCTACGCTCAATTTTTGCAGATCATCAGGCACAACAGAAACTTAACATTGCAGCTATCAATATCGGTCCATCCAAGCTATCAGCTGTTGATCACCTATTTAAGTATGACAGCGTTTATGGACCATTTCATGGGCAGGTTGATTTCAAGAACACTTTCCTTGAAATCAACGGAAACAAGATACAGATTTTTTCAGAATCAGAGCCTGAAAAACTTCCATGGGGGAAAATGGACATAAACTGGGTGGTGGAAGCAACCGGCTGTTTTCGTACTAATGAACTTGCCCGTAGGCACTGTAACGCTGGTGCCGGTAAAGTCTTGATTACAGCCCCAAGCCCTGACGCTGATGCAACGGTAATACCAGGCATCAACGATTCAAGCTACAATGGCACCCAACATACCGTTGTTTCACTGGCAAGTTGTACAAGTAACGCATTTGGTCCACTTTTACAAGTACTACAAGAAAATTTTGGCGTTGAACAGGGCTTGATGACCACTATTCATTCCTACACTAACGATCAGGTTTTGCTTGATGTTGAACACACAGATCCACGCCGTGCACGAGCCGCAGCCCTCAACATTATCCCAACAAAAACAGGCGCCAGTAAGGTCATGACAAAAATTTTCCCTGCCCTTGAGGGTAAATTGTCAGCGCAAGCAATTCGCGTGCCAACACCGGTTGGCTCACTCATTGATTTCACCTTCACCAGCAACCACCCGCTCAGTACAGGCATCATAAATGGCGCATTCCAAGCAGCATCACAAGGTTCACTTAAATCTATCTTGCAGTATACCGACCAACCACTCGTGTCTAGCGACTTTGTTGGCAACCCGTACTCCTGTATTTTTGACAGCTTGCTCACACAAGTGTCTGGCAATATGGGCAAGGTCTTTGGCTGGTATGACAATGAATACGGCTATTCGTGCAGATTGAAAGATTTTTTATGCCTGCAAGCCCTAACAAAATAA
- a CDS encoding DJ-1/PfpI family protein — MAENKKILFVLMPKGYQEVEFNEPYQALTNKGYQVDVAGLEDGNATGHRGNTFKPDFLLSELNDEELSSYDAMVIPGGPGSQDYLWDNRELQETVMRFHSKGNKLLATICNACAVPAQAGLLRNKKATIFPAPPSIALLEQEGVTFVDQGCMTLEDIGIITAQSPTEAKAFADAIIQFLTLGQTQA, encoded by the coding sequence ATGGCGGAAAATAAAAAAATACTGTTTGTATTGATGCCTAAAGGCTATCAAGAGGTTGAGTTTAATGAACCATATCAAGCCTTAACAAACAAAGGTTATCAAGTCGATGTAGCCGGCCTTGAAGATGGCAATGCTACCGGCCATCGTGGCAATACTTTTAAACCAGACTTTTTACTTTCTGAGCTAAACGATGAAGAGCTTAGCAGCTACGATGCCATGGTCATCCCTGGAGGACCAGGATCCCAAGACTATTTATGGGACAACAGGGAACTGCAAGAAACGGTTATGCGATTTCACAGCAAAGGCAACAAATTACTTGCAACTATTTGCAATGCCTGTGCCGTTCCTGCACAAGCCGGTTTATTACGAAATAAAAAAGCTACTATTTTTCCGGCTCCCCCAAGCATTGCGCTCCTGGAACAGGAAGGTGTAACATTTGTTGACCAAGGCTGCATGACACTCGAAGACATCGGTATTATAACAGCACAAAGTCCAACTGAAGCCAAAGCATTTGCAGATGCAATTATACAATTTTTAACCCTAGGACAAACACAAGCATGA
- a CDS encoding GNAT family N-acetyltransferase — translation MRQPSFFHRLSRTQKIILLALICIVIVTIPASKKIYNWGRGLYQTQASLEKIPEEVKGSVISLKNLKPEHFIDMHNVFSRTVRQGLEFPETINLAYSIEYFQHQLNRQKNGELIVYAIVDNKDNKIIGSINIRELNDDDPGQMGCWINEQYWGGGRIQEAIDLCSRIYFRLKKEKSYTAHVRLWNKRSYHALKKAGFVETGYFYENGTPTRYILELKNPYL, via the coding sequence ATGCGGCAACCATCTTTTTTTCACCGACTCTCTAGAACTCAGAAGATCATACTACTTGCACTAATATGCATAGTCATCGTAACAATTCCCGCCAGCAAGAAAATCTACAATTGGGGCCGTGGTCTTTACCAGACACAAGCATCTCTTGAAAAAATTCCAGAAGAAGTAAAAGGGTCTGTTATCAGCCTTAAAAATCTTAAACCAGAACATTTTATCGATATGCACAATGTGTTCTCGCGCACAGTACGACAAGGTCTTGAGTTTCCTGAAACCATTAACCTGGCATACTCTATTGAATATTTTCAACATCAGCTCAACCGACAAAAAAACGGAGAACTTATTGTTTATGCAATCGTTGACAACAAAGACAATAAAATTATTGGCTCAATTAATATTCGTGAACTTAATGACGATGACCCTGGTCAAATGGGTTGCTGGATCAACGAACAATACTGGGGAGGCGGCCGTATTCAAGAGGCAATTGACTTATGCTCACGCATTTACTTTAGGCTAAAAAAAGAGAAGTCCTACACCGCACACGTACGACTCTGGAATAAGCGCAGTTACCACGCACTCAAAAAAGCTGGGTTTGTAGAAACTGGCTACTTCTACGAAAACGGCACCCCAACTCGCTACATCCTTGAACTAAAAAATCCATATCTATAA